The DNA segment CCAAACCATATACAATTATTTGCATTAACGATACACATGCGTCAAAAGGACTCCAGTAAACAATTGGGAGGAGCAAATCCGAAGCACTCCATCTCCGTCCGAGCAACCCTCgctatatacatacataatatatatagagCGATGTCCTCAAAGCCCAGCAGCCACGTTGTCAGTTAACAAAGCTGGCTTCTCCAAGAGCGGATTATGGTGGGCTGCGCATGAATGAGCAGGTAGGGCTCCGTTTGCGGGGACGGGGAGACGTGGCCACCATCGGTTGCGCGGGTGCTTCCTCGACCTCCGCCTCGCTGACTTGGTGTGCTGCCGCAGCAAGCCGTTGATCGCCTTGACGTAATTCCTGCAATCGTGGTCACGGAGGATGGTGCCTTCCGAACCGTACGCCCTGGGGTCGCTCAGGGTCTCCAACGGATGTGGTGAGTTGATGAAGGCTCGCAGCGCGCTTGCGGTCGTACCTCTCGGTGAGCTCCCTCCCGCGTCGTTCTTCCCGTCCAACGCGTAGAGAGCGGCTTCCGGAGGGAGTAGCGGGTGGAAAGGCGAAGACTTGTCATCGGGCTGCAGGATGTAAATCTGGCCCAATGGAGAATACAGAACCTTCTGCTTTACAAAAACAGTATGCAATCGTCAAATGAAACAATCCGACAAAGAGGAACAAGTGGTCAGCGTGTTATAGTACCTGATTGTTAAGGCAAGGGTGGGAGCGAAAGGCCGCGTTGAGGCGCTTGAGGACATGAGCGACGTGGTTGGGGTAATTGCAGGAGAAGGCCCTGGGGACGATGTCGCGGTGCATCATTACGGAGCGGACGAACCCCTCGTCCAACCCCAGCTCCTCCAGGACCCGCTGCCCCCCGCAGAACACTGACGGTGACCCGAACGTGACGACGGGGAGGAGTTGGCGGAGCCTGACGTCGCCTCGAGCCAGCAGCATCAGGCCCACGAGGAGGCAGAGGCTTCCCCCCAGCGAATGGCCGGTGAACCGCAGCCTGGCCCTGTCGCCGTGCCGACTGAGATGCTCTTTGATTTCCGGCAAGAATTGCTCGTAGATGCCCTTAGCCGCTTCGTAGATTCCCCGGTGCACCAGAACCTCCATCTCCTGTTCGGGGTCATGCCAACGTCAGAGCTCGCTTCTGACAGGAGCGGCGAACCATTGGAGAAATCTGGGCAACCATACCTCGAATTTGATGGGCTCAAAGAATAGATTTGCTTGCCAAGAAGCCAGCGAGTCGGATCCCTACAGATTGAGACGTACGCGACTCATTGGAGTGGTGGTGGAAGTGCGGATAAGAAGGAACTTTGACCGTCAAAGGCGCACCTGGATCACGAAGCAGCGAGTGCAGGTGCTGTCGTGATCGCACACGAACCACTCGCACGGGGAGGAATGGAGGGAGCGGAGATCCTTGGCCGCCTCCTGCCTCGCCTCCTCTTCCGCCGCCACCACCGCCGTCATGGTCGACGCCGCCACGTACGCCGCCACCTGGGGGTTCTTGTAACCACATCTGTAGGGACccgacgccgacgccgacgccgccgccgccgccgcgtcgGCATCGTGGTGCCCAGCTCCACTGCCGAGGGAAAGCAGGCCCTTGgcgcgggagtggatataggaggCGGCGGATGCCGCAATCTCGTACGCCAGGGACGGCCGGCAGGAATGGTTGGGCTGGGCCCCCGTCGAGGTAGCGAATCCAGGAGCCGCTCGCGGGTCGCTCTCGTGCTGTGCCCTGATCGCGGCCTGCGATTTCTTCTCCAACGACGAGGTCACGAATCCAAGCTCGGACTCCTCCCACAGCTCCGCCGCCTGTGATTCGCAGCAGCAACAGGGTAAAGATATATAACATACATTTCTTTGCACGCGATCCACACACCCATTTGGGCTCACGGTGCGTCCATTTCCGACTGTGGCACGGCCCATAATGTTATCCATGTAAATGTCTAATGTGATTCTGATGCCCATTCCGCATGAGTTCAAAACATGtcactaaagaaaaagaaaaaacacgtGTCGATGTCACATCGACATCAATGCGCCATACTGAAGCAACCCCAGCTATAAGCTCTATCTGACCAATATAGTTGGACAGTAATTAGCAGCAGTAAGCACAATCACGTAAGCCTGCACACGACACGACGGTATCTCCCACACACAATGTGGCTATCGCAAAGGTGAGTTGTGAGAGAAACACATAGA comes from the Musa acuminata AAA Group cultivar baxijiao chromosome BXJ2-8, Cavendish_Baxijiao_AAA, whole genome shotgun sequence genome and includes:
- the LOC103993881 gene encoding phospholipase A1 PLIP1, chloroplastic, giving the protein MVACAAVSVPGSSPAAATVRDHLREGMRRSRSAPQLRCSLAVTRAAAPASLKSSRSIGVFPFGSIVTNSIRSFLFEEEEEEAGGGMRVEPADDSDEEAVSGLDDEDRIRQEERANWVARISELRRRWRDRQHKHEEEGAEEEDGYCGVSYDTDEEEGGQRDEWDRESFARLLGRVPWSEAELFSQLAYLCYMAYVIPEIKAAELWEESELGFVTSSLEKKSQAAIRAQHESDPRAAPGFATSTGAQPNHSCRPSLAYEIAASAASYIHSRAKGLLSLGSGAGHHDADAAAAAASASASGPYRCGYKNPQVAAYVAASTMTAVVAAEEEARQEAAKDLRSLHSSPCEWFVCDHDSTCTRCFVIQGSDSLASWQANLFFEPIKFEEMEVLVHRGIYEAAKGIYEQFLPEIKEHLSRHGDRARLRFTGHSLGGSLCLLVGLMLLARGDVRLRQLLPVVTFGSPSVFCGGQRVLEELGLDEGFVRSVMMHRDIVPRAFSCNYPNHVAHVLKRLNAAFRSHPCLNNQKVLYSPLGQIYILQPDDKSSPFHPLLPPEAALYALDGKNDAGGSSPRGTTASALRAFINSPHPLETLSDPRAYGSEGTILRDHDCRNYVKAINGLLRQHTKSARRRSRKHPRNRWWPRLPVPANGALPAHSCAAHHNPLLEKPALLTDNVAAGL